A window of Cyanobacteriota bacterium genomic DNA:
TTACAGTAATGCTTCGTCTAGAGAAAGGTGAGTCTTTAAAAAAGCTAGCCGATGAATATGAGATAGGAGAGTCAACAATTAAACGTTGGAGAAAAGGAAAACATCGTGTTTCAAGTGATTTCAATCCAAGAACTACAAATGTAAATCAAGACAGAAGAATAAAAGAGTTGGAGCAAAAAGTAGAGAACTTAAGCTTGCTTTTGGAAGATGCTTTGGCCCTTTTAAAAAAAGACGAAAGTCAAAGTTAGTTAAAAAGAACCTTCATTCAGAAATAACAAAAACAGAACTTGCAAAGAATTTGGGTCTTAGCAGATCTGGGTTATATTACAAGCCAATATTAGAACAAAAAGATAAATCACTATTGAAGAATATTCGTCAAGTGATGGAAAGAAACCCAAGCTATGGTCACAGGAGAATAGCTTTAGCTTTAAAAGTCAATCACAAACGAGTTTTGAGAGTGATGCAGAAATTCGAGTTGAAGCCATCATTACATAGAAAGAAGAATAAATTTAATTACCATAACCCACAGCTAGTGAAAGACGGTAAGAACTTGATAAAAAAACTGAGTCCTATTGCACCAAATTACATATGGGTAACAGATTTCACTTATCTCAGATACAAGAAAAATTTTGTTTATTTAGCCACAGTGATAGATGTTTTTACACGCCAAGTAATAGGCTGGAATATGTCTTTGAAGCACGACAAACATTTAACTCAAACAGCCATAGAAGAAGCTCTAAAGCAAGGTAAAGCGGAATATCTGCATAGTGATAGGGGTGCAGAATACAATCACAAAGAATTGAAGATATTGCTTACAAAGGAAGGGATTAAGCATTCAAGAAGTGATAAGTGTTCACCTTGGCAAAACAGTTGGCAAGAGAGCTTCTACAGCCAGTTTAAATTGGAATTAGGAGGGACAGCGAAATATCAAAGCTATGAAGAATTAATCGAAGCTGTAGTAGAACAAATCAATTACTACAACAATGAGAGAATCCACCTAAGCTTGAAAGTGTCACCGAAGCAGTTCAAGTCCAATTATCAAGCAAAGAGGGCCGCTTTATTGTCTAAAAAAATGGGTACTTGACACGTCTCCCCTGTTCACTTTTCAACATAAATTTTATTAATAATGGTACGCCAGATAGGATTCGAACCTATGACCTACTACTTAGAAGGCAGTTGCTCTATCCAGCTGAGCTACTGGCGCCTATACCATTTGCACAATTGCCTTTAGGAAGCAATTGAAATTCACCAGCCAAATATAGCATGCATGGTCGTGATATATCGCTAATTTCATGTTTTTTCAATGGCAGCAGGATATAATCATATTATATAGCTTTACGATTCTGTTTTAAGGCTATGCTATCTATATATTAGAATGAATTAGGAGCGAATCAATGAATTTTTCAATACACTCATTCCAAGATTTTATTGACTTAATTGCTCATCCTGGTTTCCCAATGTTTTTCAATATTTGTGTCGTTTGTACCTTGATTATCGGACTACCAATATGGATTTATTTGCTGGATGGTCAGCCAAAGGAGCAAGTTAAATGAGCGTAACGATGATTGTTGAATTAACCACTAAAGCTCAAGAGCAAGTATTTAGCCTATTGTCCAAAGAGGGTAAGGATCCTGAGACTTATGGTCTGCGTCTTGCTATCAAAGGCGGCGGTTGTAGTGGTCTTAGTTATGATTTATCTTTTGGTGAAATTAAGGACAAGGATATAGTTCAGGAGCAAGAAGGTTTCAAGGTTTTTGTAGATCCCAAGAGCGCGATTTATCTCAAAGGTATGACTGTAGAGTTTGATGATGGACTTATGGGCAAGGGTTTTGTTTTCAAGAATCCAAACGCAAGCAATACTTGTGGCTGCGGTGAAAGTTTTTCGGCGTTTTAATGCAAGTACTTGAAATCAGAGGAGCAGACGCAAAAGATTTTCTTGAAAGGCAAGCAAGTTCAAACAAGGACTATGTTGCTTTTTTGACA
This region includes:
- a CDS encoding iron-sulfur cluster assembly accessory protein — protein: MSVTMIVELTTKAQEQVFSLLSKEGKDPETYGLRLAIKGGGCSGLSYDLSFGEIKDKDIVQEQEGFKVFVDPKSAIYLKGMTVEFDDGLMGKGFVFKNPNASNTCGCGESFSAF